The genomic interval TCGAGCAATTCAGGATGGGTGGGTTGCGACCCGTTGATTCCGAAATCGCTGGGTGTGTCGACGATTCCGACACCAAATTGAAACTGCCATAGACGGTTCACGATGACGCGTGCGGTCAGCGGATTATCTTTGTGGGCAATCCATCGAGCCAGCTTCAGGCGACGGTCTTGTTCTGCCGAATCGAGTTCCAAGGTGGGTGCGTTCAAGGCTTCGACACCACCGGGAGCAACCTGCTCGCGTTTCATTTCGGGTTCACCACGGTACAGCCGATGAGTGGGGCCAGGTTGGGAAAACGTCCCGGCATAGGCCGCAACTGGTGCGGTGAACATGGCATGCTGACGTTCAAGTTCACGAAGTTCGCCAAGCCACTTGCGTCCCTGGTTGGCATCGGATTCCGGGAAAGCCGCGAAGTGATAAGTTTGCTGCTGCTCCGTTGTTTTCTCGTCCGAGTGACGATCGCTCGAACTGGCCAACAACGTCCAAGCTCCCGGGTCGGACTCCGCCGTGATTTGGTACTCAACGGGCAACCGATCGCTGTATTTTCCAGTGCGATCTCGCCCCCAAACGATTCGATCGATCTGAGCCGGTTGAGCGAATTCCAGCTGCACCCAACCACTATCGCGCGAACTGACGATCCAACTGCGTGCGTTGCCGTGCTGGCCATCATTAATGTGCTGCAACTTGTGCAACTCGTGAACGAAGTCGCCCGACGAAGTGGCTTTTGTTCCTTCGCTGGCCAGGGCAACGTTGCGTTTGCTGGAATAAACCTCCAATTCATCGAGACACGCTTCGCTTTCGCTGTTGGTCTTGTTGATCGAAAAGCGAACACGACGTGTCAGGGTGGGAGCGAAGCGTTCTTCGTTACGTTTCGCATTCACGGGAGCACGTTTGTTCGGTGGATGGACGACCGTCGGCGTCTTCCATTCCGGTTGCAAGACAATCACGTCGGCAGTGATGGCGGCTCCCGTCGTACCTCCGACCAATACGATTTCGCTGTTGGGCGAAAGTGTATGTACGCCCGCGTCATGAAAGCCGCTCCATTTCGCGACACTGTCCACCTGCCCCGCGCCGCCAGCAGCCAGTCTCTGATTCACCGTCGCGATCTCCACTTCTGTGGAGTCCGAACGAATCAGGTATCGAGCGTCCTGACAATGCGTTGTAAAACCTGATCCCCAACTGATCCAGATTCGGTATCGCCCGCTCGCGTGAGGATGGTAGCGGGCAATGTCTTTGCCGGGTGAATTCGTCCACCAAGTGTATTTCGAATCGCCAAAAGAAGTCAGATCGTGGTTGGTCTTGTCGGCTTGGCCTTTCGCGTCGATCAAATGCTCGGCGTCCGATTCATCCATGACGATCGTGGCGAGTTGATCCATCGGAATGAATCTCTTGAGCTTGCCCTTTAGATCTGCAATTCGGGTGTCAAGCTCAGCGACAGTCTGCTGTGTTTCGGGCGAAGGCGGTAACGTGCGATCGCCATGGTTGACGCCGGCAAACACGGCTTGCATCGCGTAGTAATCGCTTTGCCGGATCGGATCAAATTTGTGATTGTGGCACCGGGCACAGCCCGTGGTCAGACCGAGGAATGCGGTGCCCGTGGTATTGATCATGTCGTCCAATTCGTTCATTCGCTGCATCTGACCGAGCTTCGGATCTTTGCCTTTCACGACATCGTAAGGGCCAGCGACCAGAAAGCCTGTTCCAATCGGTGCGTCCAACGCATCACCGGCGAGCTGCTGGCAGATGAATTCATCGTATGGTTTGTCCTCATTCAAAGAATCGATGACCCAGTCACGATAACGCCAGGCATTGGGGCGTTCGCGATTGGTCTCGAATCCGTTGGTTTCACCAAAGCGAACCAAGTCCAACCAAAACGTCGCCCATCTCTGGCCGTATTGGGGGCTGGAAAGAACCTCATCGACAAGCTGATCCCAAGCGTCATCGCGGTTGTCACGAACGAAGGCATCCACTTGTTCGGGCGTAGGCGGCAGACCATGCATCACAAG from Stieleria varia carries:
- a CDS encoding DUF1553 domain-containing protein encodes the protein MTPRFLFVLAISILANSMARAVDFVTEIEPILRDNCFDCHGPDQQEGQLRLDRLSGMRSGGNSGEPAVVPMRPEASHLLKLIRHEEAGKEMPPDDSLSPEQIKRIEEWIAGGALTPEGYGPAEEPTDLSHWAFQPVRKVDAAGIDDFIVQRLRDEGLSLSSEADRRTLIRRLYLVMHGLPPTPEQVDAFVRDNRDDAWDQLVDEVLSSPQYGQRWATFWLDLVRFGETNGFETNRERPNAWRYRDWVIDSLNEDKPYDEFICQQLAGDALDAPIGTGFLVAGPYDVVKGKDPKLGQMQRMNELDDMINTTGTAFLGLTTGCARCHNHKFDPIRQSDYYAMQAVFAGVNHGDRTLPPSPETQQTVAELDTRIADLKGKLKRFIPMDQLATIVMDESDAEHLIDAKGQADKTNHDLTSFGDSKYTWWTNSPGKDIARYHPHASGRYRIWISWGSGFTTHCQDARYLIRSDSTEVEIATVNQRLAAGGAGQVDSVAKWSGFHDAGVHTLSPNSEIVLVGGTTGAAITADVIVLQPEWKTPTVVHPPNKRAPVNAKRNEERFAPTLTRRVRFSINKTNSESEACLDELEVYSSKRNVALASEGTKATSSGDFVHELHKLQHINDGQHGNARSWIVSSRDSGWVQLEFAQPAQIDRIVWGRDRTGKYSDRLPVEYQITAESDPGAWTLLASSSDRHSDEKTTEQQQTYHFAAFPESDANQGRKWLGELRELERQHAMFTAPVAAYAGTFSQPGPTHRLYRGEPEMKREQVAPGGVEALNAPTLELDSAEQDRRLKLARWIAHKDNPLTARVIVNRLWQFQFGVGIVDTPSDFGINGSQPTHPELLDWLATELIENNWSLKHIHRCILRSDTWRQSNRPNPTAFNIDAGSRLLWRFPPRRLEAEAIRDSILSVSGTLVLGDARGPGFSPFDVQMENVRHYHAKTSYGPDDWRRMIFMTRVRQEREQVFGVFDCPDASMVVPRRSRSTTPLQALNLLNSRFVTQQAELFAKRLDAQCETLPQQITRAWELCFQRTPTDDELADSEAFIKQEGIVQFTRVMLNANEFVFIP